The Flavobacteriales bacterium genome has a window encoding:
- a CDS encoding PLP-dependent transferase: MENDKMIDYLKHLLPTIPSDWLTLTTHRLDIYDEAQAKFQFLEQLELLYNNNDYSTASLNQLPTAYDYIRLGHPLSSVLEWGIAKINAVPSKNVITFSSQTIPLFAILRKNLILNKKTQILYTDKLPSELDTEILQRVYHYDFELKQIENIDHIPAFDGSTILLTENNELSQLNLTDAVDFYINLVPNLGSILVVNGTKNNAYVSSIQHVRRRETIAMTPANTLVALKQLVGTASTASPSHNKAKDKTSVLQSIQEITNTTSKAIVASSGLSTQYAIVMGLIDYAFENYEGKAIKIVVPPNCYGGTNDQARRIAACYDNVSVMDLPVDGDHDMVQSTDMVLDSIAKEDAVPLIIAEIPTNPRVEVPDLIALKNVLSRQRTTENGAIAVSPVFILDQTFCPNVHFLGDDNVLSTVQSIAYVSGSKFPSGGKCTAGYCVANNKAAHLMDKIEQHLLLCDNEATDLQYEILAQQLPSMNQRIKDAYSNTRKFVDFIQKELPAAKINFVSEALANEGFTPSVFSLDLPTQGDTAEERELYKRTLNNHLINLMITKIPHESKYCVSYGQLKGCYWTIPATSTQGTTKEDDKDYIARVALSPNMDLELHQKIFLDFVEKHCPKQTIST, encoded by the coding sequence ATGGAAAACGATAAAATGATTGACTATTTAAAGCATTTACTACCTACCATTCCGTCGGATTGGTTAACCTTAACTACCCACCGCTTAGATATTTATGATGAAGCTCAAGCAAAATTTCAGTTTCTAGAGCAACTTGAGTTACTATATAACAATAATGATTATAGTACTGCTTCGCTTAACCAATTGCCAACAGCATACGATTACATACGATTAGGACACCCATTATCGAGTGTATTAGAATGGGGAATCGCTAAAATTAACGCTGTTCCTTCAAAAAATGTAATTACATTTTCGTCTCAAACCATTCCTTTATTTGCGATCTTAAGAAAAAATTTAATTTTAAATAAAAAAACACAAATTCTATATACTGATAAACTTCCATCAGAATTGGATACGGAGATACTCCAACGTGTTTATCATTATGATTTTGAGCTGAAACAAATTGAGAATATAGACCATATTCCTGCTTTTGATGGAAGCACAATTCTCTTAACAGAAAATAACGAATTAAGTCAGTTAAATTTAACTGATGCGGTTGATTTTTACATCAACTTGGTTCCTAACTTAGGCAGTATTCTTGTCGTTAATGGAACAAAAAATAATGCTTACGTCTCTTCTATTCAACATGTTCGTAGAAGAGAGACAATAGCCATGACTCCTGCCAACACCCTTGTGGCTTTAAAACAATTAGTTGGAACTGCTTCAACAGCTAGCCCATCGCATAATAAAGCAAAAGACAAGACTAGTGTATTGCAATCTATTCAAGAAATTACCAACACCACCAGCAAGGCTATTGTGGCTTCTAGTGGACTTTCAACACAATATGCAATTGTAATGGGGTTAATTGATTATGCCTTTGAAAACTATGAAGGTAAAGCTATTAAAATTGTTGTTCCTCCCAACTGTTATGGAGGAACAAACGACCAAGCAAGAAGAATTGCTGCTTGCTATGACAATGTTTCGGTAATGGACCTACCAGTAGACGGTGACCACGATATGGTACAAAGTACTGATATGGTTTTGGATAGTATAGCTAAAGAAGACGCTGTCCCATTAATCATTGCTGAGATCCCAACAAACCCAAGGGTTGAGGTGCCTGACCTCATTGCATTAAAAAATGTTTTGAGTAGACAACGTACTACTGAGAATGGGGCTATAGCCGTTTCACCTGTTTTTATTTTGGATCAAACTTTCTGTCCAAACGTTCACTTCCTAGGAGATGACAATGTTTTATCTACAGTTCAAAGCATTGCCTATGTAAGTGGTTCTAAATTTCCTAGCGGTGGTAAATGTACAGCTGGGTATTGTGTTGCCAACAATAAAGCTGCTCATTTGATGGATAAAATTGAACAACATTTGTTGTTATGCGATAATGAAGCTACAGATTTACAATACGAAATCTTAGCACAGCAATTACCTTCTATGAATCAACGCATCAAAGATGCTTACAGCAACACTCGTAAATTTGTTGATTTTATTCAGAAAGAATTACCAGCAGCAAAGATCAACTTTGTATCAGAAGCACTTGCTAACGAAGGGTTTACCCCATCTGTTTTTTCATTAGACCTCCCTACTCAAGGTGATACTGCTGAGGAAAGAGAACTATACAAACGTACACTCAACAATCATTTAATTAACCTAATGATTACTAAAATACCACATGAAAGTAAGTATTGCGTAAGTTATGGTCAATTAAAGGGATGCTATTGGACCATTCCGGCAACATCAACTCAAGGAACAACAAAAGAAGATGATAAAGATTATATAGCTCGTGTTGCTTTATCTCCTAATATGGATTTAGAATTGCACCAAAAAATCTTTTTAGACTTTGTAGAAAAGCATTGCCCTAAACAAACCATAAGCACCTAA
- a CDS encoding S8 family peptidase, translating to MNITAKILAGVFLASVGNTLVAQGPEKGTLNWYNGKKYGMETEKAYKKLLKGMESQTVIVGVIDSGVDIEHEDLEGVIWTNEDEIPNNGIDDDNNGYIDDVHGWSFLGNPNGKNANDAQLEVTRIYARLDKKFAGKEEGDISSADKADYAKYKEVKAVVEKEREGAAMQMKQIAQMQQYVKSMDEQFTKLYGKDYTTKDLKKAAKDPELEKAANAMIGFKAMGMDPAYLEQGMHHFSSAVNYHYNKDFTEDRDIIGDNPSDFSDTKYGSSDVEGPDAMHGSHCSGIIAAVRNNGKGNNGVADNVKIMSVRAVPNGDERDKDIALAIRYAVDNGAQVVNMSFGKGYSENDAEVIKAIRYAESKGVLLVHAAGNSNKDTDVESNYPRPVYPSMQKSERFTNWLEVGASTRYKKRLAASFSNYGDETVDVFAPGLEIYSTVPQSEYLSTQGTSMAAPMVAGVAALLKSYFPSLTMIEIKDIIKESVKDVSQMETPLPGNPSKKVAFGTLSSTGGIVNVYNAVKLAKEKVAK from the coding sequence ATGAATATTACAGCAAAAATATTGGCAGGAGTGTTTTTAGCTTCGGTAGGAAACACATTAGTAGCTCAGGGCCCAGAAAAAGGTACTTTAAACTGGTATAATGGTAAGAAGTATGGGATGGAAACAGAAAAAGCTTACAAGAAGTTATTGAAAGGCATGGAAAGCCAAACAGTGATTGTTGGGGTAATTGATTCAGGTGTAGATATAGAGCATGAAGATTTAGAAGGAGTAATTTGGACCAATGAAGATGAGATTCCAAATAATGGTATTGATGACGATAACAATGGATACATTGATGATGTACATGGTTGGAGTTTTTTAGGTAATCCAAATGGGAAAAACGCCAATGATGCCCAGTTGGAAGTTACACGTATTTATGCACGATTAGATAAAAAGTTTGCAGGAAAAGAAGAGGGAGACATCAGCAGTGCTGATAAAGCTGATTATGCTAAATATAAAGAAGTAAAAGCAGTTGTTGAAAAGGAGCGTGAAGGAGCAGCAATGCAAATGAAGCAAATTGCTCAAATGCAACAATATGTAAAAAGTATGGATGAGCAATTCACTAAACTTTATGGAAAAGATTATACAACTAAAGATTTAAAGAAAGCAGCAAAAGATCCAGAGTTAGAAAAAGCAGCGAATGCCATGATAGGGTTTAAAGCAATGGGGATGGATCCTGCATATTTAGAGCAAGGAATGCACCATTTTAGCAGTGCTGTAAACTATCATTACAACAAAGACTTTACAGAAGATAGAGATATTATTGGTGATAATCCATCTGATTTTTCTGATACAAAATATGGAAGCAGTGATGTAGAAGGTCCAGATGCTATGCACGGATCGCATTGTTCAGGAATTATTGCTGCGGTAAGAAACAATGGAAAAGGAAACAATGGAGTAGCTGATAATGTTAAAATTATGTCAGTTAGAGCAGTGCCAAATGGTGATGAAAGAGATAAAGATATTGCCTTAGCAATCCGTTACGCAGTTGATAATGGGGCACAAGTGGTGAATATGAGTTTTGGAAAAGGCTACTCTGAAAATGATGCTGAGGTAATCAAAGCAATTCGTTATGCTGAAAGTAAAGGAGTATTGTTGGTACATGCTGCAGGTAACAGTAACAAAGATACAGATGTTGAAAGCAATTACCCTAGACCTGTTTATCCATCAATGCAAAAATCAGAACGTTTTACCAACTGGTTAGAAGTAGGAGCTTCTACACGTTATAAGAAAAGATTAGCGGCTTCATTTTCTAATTATGGAGATGAAACAGTAGATGTTTTTGCACCAGGATTAGAAATTTATTCAACTGTTCCTCAAAGTGAGTATCTAAGTACACAAGGAACAAGTATGGCAGCTCCAATGGTTGCAGGAGTGGCAGCATTGTTAAAATCATACTTTCCTTCATTAACCATGATCGAAATTAAAGACATTATCAAAGAATCGGTTAAGGATGTAAGTCAAATGGAAACACCATTGCCAGGAAACCCTTCTAAAAAAGTAGCTTTTGGTACATTATCGAGTACAGGAGGGATTGTAAATGTTTACAATGCTGTAAAATTAGCGAAAGAAAAAGTAGCAAAATAA
- a CDS encoding TolC family protein: MRHLFLSLILFIGSSTFWSQDDLSIEDAIKLGLAQNFDIVIANKNVEISKNNNNWGQAGRYPSIDINLQQGNSISDQSNNPTAFIQQAIRSHSFQSGLNLNWTLFNGFKVMANKEKLDLLQEQSEGNASIVIENTIQGIILAYYNAKLQLEKIALLQQVLTLSKDKYEYQKVKQALGTAVTVDLLQYKTAYLTDSSSFVMQELAYKNAVRNLNLLMGNEISKTWNLTSKLTTEMPVFESKELENKMISNNNNLKNQLINLELSQKELKLAKANLYPVLSFNAGAQNSNSTFVLGSQSANGTTINYFGNFTLAFRLFDGGKIKRAIKNVATQEEITNLNIEKTKLQLNQELQIQLENYNSRVAIFDINKQSFAASKQNLEIAHLKENSGLINSFNLRDVELAYLRAGVSLFDSMYAIIESKTNLTKLTGGIVEEN; encoded by the coding sequence ATGAGACACTTATTTCTTTCCCTAATTCTTTTCATAGGAAGTTCTACTTTCTGGAGCCAAGATGATTTATCCATAGAAGACGCGATTAAATTGGGTCTTGCTCAAAACTTTGACATTGTGATTGCCAATAAAAATGTTGAAATTTCAAAAAATAATAACAACTGGGGCCAAGCGGGAAGATATCCTAGTATTGACATTAATCTTCAACAAGGCAACTCCATTTCTGATCAAAGTAATAACCCTACTGCCTTTATTCAACAAGCCATACGTTCACACTCCTTTCAAAGTGGTTTAAATCTAAACTGGACACTTTTCAATGGTTTTAAAGTTATGGCCAATAAAGAAAAATTGGATCTACTTCAAGAACAGAGTGAGGGGAACGCATCGATTGTAATTGAAAACACCATTCAAGGCATTATATTGGCCTATTACAATGCAAAGTTACAACTTGAAAAAATAGCTTTATTACAGCAAGTATTAACACTTTCTAAAGATAAATACGAGTACCAAAAAGTAAAACAAGCTTTGGGTACTGCTGTAACTGTTGATCTACTTCAATATAAAACAGCTTATTTAACCGACTCTTCTTCTTTTGTAATGCAAGAACTTGCTTATAAAAATGCAGTAAGAAACCTTAATCTATTAATGGGAAACGAGATTAGTAAAACATGGAACCTTACCTCAAAGCTTACCACTGAAATGCCTGTTTTTGAATCCAAAGAGCTGGAGAACAAAATGATTAGTAACAACAATAACCTTAAAAATCAACTGATCAACTTGGAGCTTAGTCAAAAAGAACTAAAGCTAGCCAAAGCCAACCTCTACCCTGTTCTTTCATTTAATGCTGGAGCTCAAAACAGCAATAGTACTTTTGTCTTAGGCTCACAATCCGCCAATGGTACCACCATTAATTATTTTGGAAATTTCACCTTAGCCTTTCGTCTATTTGATGGTGGAAAAATCAAAAGAGCAATCAAAAATGTAGCCACCCAAGAGGAAATTACTAACCTTAATATCGAAAAAACAAAACTACAATTGAATCAAGAACTACAAATACAATTGGAAAATTACAATTCAAGGGTTGCAATTTTTGACATTAATAAACAATCCTTTGCAGCAAGTAAGCAAAATTTAGAAATCGCTCATTTAAAAGAAAACAGTGGTTTAATTAATTCTTTCAACCTCCGAGATGTTGAACTTGCATACCTCAGAGCTGGCGTTTCTTTATTTGATTCAATGTATGCTATTATCGAATCAAAAACGAACTTAACCAAATTAACAGGTGGTATTGTTGAAGAAAACTAA